In Populus nigra chromosome 10, ddPopNigr1.1, whole genome shotgun sequence, the following proteins share a genomic window:
- the LOC133704834 gene encoding stemmadenine O-acetyltransferase-like, translated as MAKIEVHIISKELIKPSSPAIQQKKPYELTLFDQLTPTTYSPAIFFYPMNDVNFNNITAKTRIDSLKKSLSETLNLYYPFSGRVKDNLFIDCFSEGVPFLEAQVNCRLSDYLKHNEVESLNLFLPCQPFTKENMSAPISAFQVSIFACGGISLGWSASHKLVDGGTAKAFLSAWASKSRGEHTEAIQPDFSKASLFFPPRNPLPRNHISLMETLWFTEANYITRRFVFNPKAIAMLRAKAKAGKPDTKPSRTETLSCFIWKCCMAASKAISDSPKPSIMVEAVNLRSRTKPPMSEASIGNIFWWATAVANPTDTNTELHELVNQLNEAIALYDSDYTRTMQGEEGFETMSDYCSQLEGLFSLEKPDIFAFTCWCYLGLTKANFGWGEPFWVGLMGKVGPAFRNLTVLVETKDGNGIEAWVTLDEERMAVLERDPEFLAFASPNPKFSSL; from the coding sequence ATGGCGAAGATAGAAGTTCACATCATTTCAAAAGAACTCATCAAACCATCTTCCCCAGCAATTCAGCAGAAAAAACCCTACGAACTCACCCTTTTTGATCAGCTCACTCCCACAACTTATTCCCCAGCTATCTTCTTCTACCCCATGAACGATGTCAATTTCAACAATATTACTGCCAAAACCAGAATTGATAGCTTAAAGAAATCTCTCTCAGAGACCCTTAACCTCTACTACCCCTTTTCTGGAAGGGTTAAAGATAATCTCTTCATTGATTGTTTCAGTGAAGGGGTCCCATTCCTTGAAGCCCAAGTTAATTGTCGCTTGTCTGATTACCTTAAACACAATGAAGTTGAGTCACTGAACCTTTTCCTTCCATGCCAACCCTTTACAAAGGAAAACATGAGTGCACCTATATCAGCTTTTCAAGTGAGCATATTTGCATGTGGAGGAATATCACTTGGCTGGTCTGCTTCACATAAGCTCGTTGATGGGGGAACAGCCAAGGCTTTCCTTTCAGCTTGGGCATCTAAATCTCGAGGAGAACATACTGAGGCTATACAGCCTGATTTCAGTAAGGCGTCACTCTTTTTTCCACCAAGAAATCCACTTCCACGGAACCATATATCACTAATGGAAACCTTGTGGTTCACGGAAGCAAATTACATTACAAGAAGGTTTGTCTTTAATCCCAAAGCGATAGCAATGTTAAGGGCTAAGGCCAAAGCTGGCAAGCCGGACACTAAGCCATCAAGAACCGAGACATTGTCATGTTTCATTTGGAAATGCTGTATGGCTGCTTCAAAGGCAATATCAGATTCACCAAAGCCATCCATTATGGTCGAAGCAGTGAATCTCCGGTCGCGTACGAAGCCACCCATGTCCGAAGCTTCCATTGGGAATATCTTTTGGTGGGCAACTGCTGTTGCAAACCCCACAGACACAAACACAGAACTGCATGAATTGGTAAACCAGTTGAATGAAGCTATTGCACTGTATGATAGTGATTATACACGAACTATGCAAGGTGAAGAAGGGTTTGAAACCATGTCTGATTACTGCAGCCAGCTAGAAGGGTTATTCTCTCTTGAAAAGCCAGATATATTTGCTTTTACTTGTTGGTGTTATCTTGGTTTAACCAAGGCAAACTTTGGATGGGGAGAGCCCTTCTGGGTTGGTCTCATGGGCAAAGTTGGCCCTGCATTCAGAAATCTCACTGTACTTGTCGAAACCAAAGATGGTAACGGGATTGAGGCATGGGTCACGTTAGATGAGGAACGAATGGCTGTACTGGAACGTGATCCTGAATTTTTGGCATTTGCTTCTCCAAATCCTAAGTTTTCAAGCCTTTga
- the LOC133705763 gene encoding stemmadenine O-acetyltransferase-like, producing MESQRNSHREMFVTLNSKIISNPTSGLARPSRPLAALVNNSRFQGSALCPAQSGSSDGEIAVAAVAAARAVAAPIMCKPSQMLKVTCSLSEFFEGPQIESLNQFLPCPPLAKESQDLIFQLSVFSCGGLALGGCMSHKLGDGGTASTLFSAWSAISQGSSSCDFETLLPNLAKASLVFPPRNDVPRQLFSLVDDIWFVENNCITKRFVFDAKATETLREKAKGEGDLKPSRTGALSSFLRKRYMATSLALSGSPRPCILRYVVNLRARTEPLLFDGAIGNLFRTVGAVSKPEADLELHELAIIIRESVAKMDHQDFLKSLQGDEGFN from the exons ATGGAATCTCAACGAAACTCCCACCGGGAGATGTTTGTAACGTTGAACTCTAAAATCATCTCGAATCCAACATCAGGGCTTGCTAGACCATCAAGGCCTCTAGCGGCCCTAGTCAACAACTCACGTTTCCAAGGATCAGCACTATGTCCCGCGCAGAGTGGGTCTAGTGATGGTGAGATTGCGGTTGCAG CAGTTGCAGCAGCTAGAGCTGTAGCTGCACCAATCATGTGCAAACCATCTCAAATGTTAAAG GTTACTTGTAGTTTGTCAGAATTTTTTGAAGGCCCGCAAATTGAATCTTTAAATCAGTTCCTTCCATGCCCACCTCTCGCCAAAGAATCACAAGATTTGATTTTCCAGCTGAGCGTATTTTCTTGTGGTGGATTAGCACTTGGTGGGTGCATGTCCCACAAGCTTGGTGATGGAGGAACTGCTTCCACCCTCTTCAGTGCATGGTCTGCCATCAGCCAGGGGTCTTCCTCTTGTGATTTTGAAACACTGCTTCCTAACCTCGCAAAGGCATCTTTAGTGTTTCCACCAAGAAATGATGTGCCGAGGCAACTATTCTCTCTTGTAGATGACATATGGTTTGTGGAAAACAACTGCATCACAAAGAGATTCGTGTTTGACGCCAAGGCGACAGAAACATTGAGGGAAAAGGCCAAAGGTGAAGGTGATCTTAAGCCGTCTCGAACTGGAGCTTTGTCAAGTTTCCTTAGGAAACGTTATATGGCCACATCTCTTGCACTCTCAGGCTCCCCAAGGCCATGCATTTTGAGATATGTGGTGAACTTGCGAGCGCGAACAGAGCCACTCTTATTTGATGGCGCCATTGGAAACCTATTTCGGACTGTTGGGGCAGTATCTAAACCGGAGGCAGACCTGGAGCTGCATGAGTTGGCCATCATAATAAGAGAATCTGTCGCCAAAATGGACCATCAGGATTTCCTGAAAAGTCTACAAGGTGATGAGGGATTTAATTAA